The Thiohalophilus sp. genome has a window encoding:
- the lptE gene encoding LPS assembly lipoprotein LptE, with protein MFITRYGLPLLLILILTLALQACGFRLRGAVEMPPELQYTLAEGVAPYSALGESLSRAWRRSEAELDFERDGAGPAARLVIKRDEVTRRTLSVDSAGRPNEYELRYQVSFTLEDAGGQPLLQNQTVTVSRAYQFNPDNALAMDDEEQRLERLLAEEAALQMLRRITFQLRNRAAQPAPAAEEAAPAFEADNGVDDETAR; from the coding sequence ATGTTCATAACACGTTACGGCTTGCCCCTGTTATTGATCCTGATCCTGACCCTGGCACTGCAGGCCTGCGGGTTTCGCCTGCGCGGCGCGGTGGAGATGCCCCCCGAATTGCAATACACGCTGGCCGAGGGCGTGGCGCCCTATTCGGCACTGGGCGAATCGCTGAGCCGCGCCTGGCGCCGCTCGGAGGCAGAGCTGGATTTCGAGCGCGACGGCGCCGGCCCGGCCGCGCGTCTGGTGATCAAGCGCGATGAAGTGACGCGGCGTACCCTGTCGGTGGACAGCGCCGGGCGCCCCAACGAATACGAGCTGCGTTATCAGGTCAGCTTCACGCTCGAGGACGCCGGCGGCCAGCCGCTGCTGCAGAATCAGACTGTGACTGTCAGCCGGGCCTACCAGTTTAATCCCGACAACGCCCTGGCCATGGATGACGAGGAACAGCGTCTCGAACGCCTGCTGGCCGAAGAAGCGGCCCTGCAGATGCTGCGGCGCATTACGTTCCAGCTACGCAACCGCGCGGCACAACCCGCGCCGGCGGCCGAAGAAGCCGCCCCGGCGTTCGAAGCGGATAACGGGGTCGACGATGAAACTGCGCGCTGA
- the holA gene encoding DNA polymerase III subunit delta, whose protein sequence is MKLRADQLPARLQKGLAPVYLISGDEPFQIDQAVNAIRQQAREQGYTDRQVLHADARFDWQNLGASTANLSLFAEKQLIELRLPTGKPGTEGSKALQAYLDNPPSDTLLLIISAKLDRTQQSSKWYKAIDRAGVTLAVWPIEAAQLPGWLKQRMALREMQPSEAALQLLVERIEGNLLAADQELEKLRLLNGPGPIDAEQVAAAVADSARYDLFSLVDVTLSGDRVRAQRMLYGLRGEGVEAILVLWALSREVRSLAGMAAALEGGQPLAAVLQQYRVWDKRKAPVSAALHRHPHAALWRSLLQRCRHIDLCLKGQAAGEPWEELLQLIMALADRPLFEPGRAAG, encoded by the coding sequence ATGAAACTGCGCGCTGATCAGCTTCCCGCCCGGTTGCAAAAGGGGCTGGCCCCGGTCTATCTGATCAGCGGCGACGAACCCTTCCAGATCGATCAGGCGGTCAATGCCATACGCCAGCAGGCCCGGGAGCAGGGTTACACCGATCGCCAGGTGCTGCACGCCGATGCCCGCTTTGACTGGCAGAACCTGGGCGCGTCCACGGCCAATCTGTCCCTGTTTGCCGAAAAGCAGCTGATCGAACTGCGCCTGCCCACCGGCAAGCCGGGTACCGAGGGCAGCAAGGCCCTGCAGGCGTATCTTGACAACCCGCCGTCGGACACCCTGTTGTTGATCATCAGCGCCAAACTGGACAGAACCCAGCAGAGCAGCAAATGGTACAAGGCCATCGATCGGGCTGGCGTCACGCTGGCCGTGTGGCCCATCGAGGCGGCGCAGCTGCCGGGCTGGCTCAAGCAGCGCATGGCCCTGCGCGAGATGCAGCCCAGCGAGGCGGCGCTGCAACTGCTGGTGGAGCGCATCGAAGGCAATCTGCTGGCCGCCGACCAGGAGCTGGAAAAACTGCGCCTGCTCAACGGTCCCGGCCCGATCGATGCCGAACAGGTGGCGGCGGCGGTGGCCGACAGCGCCCGCTATGATCTGTTCTCGCTGGTGGATGTGACCCTCAGCGGGGATCGGGTGCGTGCCCAGCGCATGCTGTACGGCCTGCGCGGCGAGGGCGTCGAGGCGATTCTGGTACTCTGGGCCCTGAGCCGGGAGGTTCGCTCGCTGGCAGGTATGGCCGCCGCGCTGGAGGGCGGTCAGCCGCTGGCGGCCGTGCTGCAGCAATACCGGGTGTGGGACAAACGCAAGGCCCCGGTCAGCGCCGCCCTGCACCGTCACCCGCACGCCGCGCTGTGGCGATCGCTGTTGCAGCGCTGCCGGCACATTGATCTCTGTCTCAAGGGCCAGGCGGCAGGCGAGCCGTGGGAGGAATTGTTACAATTGATCATGGCGCTGGCCGATCGTCCCCTGTTTGAACCCGGACGGGCCGCCGGCTGA
- a CDS encoding glutamate-5-semialdehyde dehydrogenase, producing the protein MDAKVDIKQYMIQLGRQARQASRAMARAGTNQKNTALQAIAEALEAGQDALLAANRQDMQAGQDKGLDAALLDRLELNAGRIAAMAEGLRQIAALPDPVGEISDMAYRPSGIEVGKMRVPLGVIGIIYESRPNVTADAAALCLKSGNAAILRGGSEAEHSNQAIAACIHQGLQQAGLPDEAVQVIETTDRAAVGELITMPEYVDVIVPRGGKGLIERISADSRVPVIKHLHGVCHVYIDERADVDKAVAVAFNAKTQRYGTCNTMETLLVHKAIAEQVLPQLGRLYQNEGVELRGCEATRALITEAKAATDEDWDTEYLAPILSIRIVEDLDAAIEHIHAHGSGHTEAILTEEIGRARRFLAEVDASSVMVNASTRFADGFEYGLGAEIGISTDKIHARGPVGLHGLTSQKYIVIGDGHIRQ; encoded by the coding sequence ATGGACGCCAAAGTCGATATCAAGCAGTACATGATCCAGTTGGGTCGCCAGGCCCGCCAGGCCTCGCGGGCGATGGCGCGCGCGGGAACCAACCAGAAAAATACCGCCCTGCAGGCGATCGCCGAAGCCCTGGAAGCCGGACAGGACGCCCTGCTGGCCGCCAACCGGCAAGATATGCAGGCCGGGCAGGACAAGGGCCTGGATGCCGCCCTGCTGGACCGCCTGGAACTCAATGCCGGGCGCATTGCCGCCATGGCCGAAGGGCTGCGCCAGATTGCGGCGCTGCCCGATCCGGTTGGCGAAATCAGCGACATGGCTTATCGCCCCTCGGGCATCGAGGTGGGCAAGATGCGGGTGCCGCTGGGCGTGATCGGCATCATTTACGAATCGCGTCCCAATGTGACCGCCGACGCCGCCGCCCTGTGCCTCAAATCCGGTAACGCCGCCATTTTGCGAGGCGGTTCCGAGGCCGAGCATTCCAACCAGGCGATTGCCGCCTGTATACATCAGGGGCTGCAGCAGGCGGGGTTGCCCGACGAGGCGGTGCAGGTCATCGAGACCACCGATCGCGCGGCGGTCGGCGAACTGATCACCATGCCCGAATATGTGGATGTAATCGTCCCGCGCGGCGGCAAGGGGCTGATCGAGCGGATTAGCGCCGACTCCCGGGTGCCGGTGATCAAGCATCTGCACGGGGTCTGCCATGTCTATATCGACGAGCGGGCCGACGTCGACAAGGCCGTGGCCGTGGCCTTCAACGCCAAGACCCAGCGTTACGGCACCTGCAACACCATGGAAACCCTGCTGGTGCACAAGGCGATTGCCGAACAGGTGTTGCCGCAACTCGGCCGGTTATATCAAAACGAGGGCGTCGAGCTGCGCGGCTGCGAGGCGACCCGCGCCCTCATAACAGAGGCGAAGGCCGCCACCGACGAGGACTGGGACACCGAATACCTGGCACCGATCCTGTCGATCCGGATCGTCGAGGATCTGGACGCCGCGATTGAGCACATTCATGCGCACGGTTCCGGCCATACCGAAGCGATCCTGACCGAGGAGATCGGCCGGGCGCGACGTTTTCTCGCCGAGGTGGATGCCAGCTCGGTCATGGTCAATGCCTCGACCCGTTTTGCCGACGGTTTCGAATACGGCCTGGGTGCCGAGATCGGGATCAGTACCGACAAGATCCACGCCCGCGGGCCGGTCGGCCTGCACGGCCTGACCTCGCAGAAATACATCGTCATTGGTGATGGTCACATAAGACAATGA
- the nadD gene encoding nicotinate-nucleotide adenylyltransferase, producing the protein MIGILGGTFDPIHFGHLRPALEIYQALDLRELRFIPSAEPPHRDKPQASALQRLMMVRAAIADQPGFVIDDRELRRSGPSYMVDTLHSLREELGASTPLCLILGLDAFLGLEGWHRWQALFDYAHLVITHRPGWSLRDMHSGSMLVREIQARYNAPEKLGGQPAGKIAFQSVTQLDISASGIREELAKGRDIRYLLPDTVHELIKTQHIYG; encoded by the coding sequence ATGATCGGGATTCTTGGCGGGACGTTTGATCCCATCCATTTCGGCCATCTGCGACCGGCGCTGGAGATCTATCAGGCGCTGGATCTGCGCGAGCTGCGTTTTATTCCCAGTGCCGAGCCGCCGCACCGGGACAAGCCCCAGGCGTCGGCCCTGCAGCGCCTGATGATGGTGCGCGCGGCGATTGCCGACCAGCCCGGTTTTGTGATCGACGATCGGGAACTGCGCCGCAGCGGTCCCTCCTACATGGTCGATACCCTGCACAGCCTGCGTGAAGAGCTGGGGGCCTCAACCCCGTTGTGCCTGATTCTGGGTCTGGATGCCTTTCTGGGGCTGGAAGGCTGGCACCGCTGGCAGGCACTTTTCGATTATGCCCATCTGGTGATCACCCACCGGCCCGGCTGGTCGCTGCGCGACATGCATTCGGGCTCGATGCTGGTCAGGGAGATCCAGGCGCGTTACAACGCACCGGAAAAACTGGGCGGTCAACCGGCCGGCAAGATCGCTTTCCAGTCGGTGACCCAACTGGACATTTCGGCCAGCGGCATTCGCGAGGAACTGGCAAAAGGACGGGATATTCGCTATTTACTGCCGGATACCGTCCACGAATTGATCAAAACGCAACACATCTACGGGTAA
- the rsfS gene encoding ribosome silencing factor translates to MNGEQLKQLVVEAIEDVKGIDVKVLDVSGQSNVTDVMVIASGNTARQVKAIADNIIEKAKAAGIKPMGVEGEQYAEWVLVDLGDVVAHIMQPSIRDFYNLEKLWGEASPSAVEK, encoded by the coding sequence ATGAATGGTGAACAACTGAAACAACTGGTGGTGGAGGCGATCGAGGACGTCAAAGGCATCGATGTCAAGGTCCTGGATGTCAGTGGCCAGTCCAACGTGACCGATGTCATGGTCATCGCCAGTGGCAATACCGCGCGCCAGGTCAAGGCCATCGCCGACAATATAATCGAAAAAGCCAAAGCCGCCGGAATCAAGCCGATGGGTGTGGAAGGTGAGCAATATGCCGAATGGGTGCTGGTCGATCTCGGTGATGTGGTGGCGCATATCATGCAGCCGTCGATCCGCGACTTTTATAATCTGGAAAAACTCTGGGGCGAGGCCAGTCCCTCGGCAGTCGAAAAATAA